The Dehalococcoidia bacterium genomic sequence TCCTTTGCCCACCCCCGGCGGGGGTAGCGCTGGATGTCAGAACACCACGCAGGAGTCAAAGATATGACTCAGGACATGACCCAACAGAAAGGCGTCCACATTCACCGGGGCCTTAAGGATGTATACATTGACACTACGGAAGCCAGTTATATAGACGGGAGCGCGGGCAAACTCCTCTATAGAGGGTACAATATCCACGACTTGGCCGAGAAATCCACCTTTGAAGAGGTGATCTACCTGCTCCTTTATGGGCACCTTCCTACCCGCGCCCAACTGCAAGACCTGGACAACACTTTACGCGCCTCGCGATACCTGCCTCCCGAGGTGGTGCAGGTAATTCGCCTGGTGCAGAGGGCCCATCCCATGGATGTTCTGCGGACGGCAGTCTCTGCTCTGTCCGCCTTTGACCCCGATGTCAACGACTTCTCCAAAGAGGCTACCATCCGGAAGGGTGTTCGCCTTACTGCTCAGGCGGCCACCATTGTGGCTTACCACGACCGCATCCGCAAAGGGCTTGAGCCTGTCCCCCCTAACCCTCGCCTCAACCACGCCGCCAACTTCCTCTGGATGCTTTTCGGGAAGGAGCCCGACCCCGAGGAGGCGCGCCTTTTGGACGTGGACTTTATTCTCCACGCCGAGCACGGGGCCAACGCCAGTGCCTTCGCTGCTCGGGTAACCGCCTCCACGATGAGCGATCTCCACTCGGCCATCGTGAGCGGCATCGGCACCCTCAAGGGACCCCTGCACGGCGGGGCGGCGGAGGCGGTGATGCATATGGTCAAAGAGGTAGCCGACCCCGAGCGGGCCAAGGCCTGGGCGGCGGAGCACCTGGCCCGGGGCGAGCGCATTATGGGCTTCGGGCACCGCGTCTATAAGGCCGAGGATCCCCGCGCCCGCCACCTGCGGGAGCGCTCCCGCTGGCTGGGGGAGAAGAAGGGTCAACCCCAGTGGTTCCAAATCCTCCAGCGCTTCGAAAACGAGGTCATGGCCCCCTATCGGGCCAAGGGCATCTATGTGAATGTGGATTTCTACGCAGGATCTATTTACTACCTGCTGGGCATCCCCGAAGACCTGTTTATCCCCATCTTCGCCATGGGGCGCATCCCTGGCTGGACGCTCCAGGTGTTGGAGCAGTGGCGGGACAACATCCTCCTGCGTCCCCTTCTGCTGTACACCGGCCCCATGGACCTGCGATATATCCCCATAGACCAGCGGGAGAATCAGGCGCAAAGGGCCGCATCCTGACGGCTGCACCCGGGCCGACACGGTGCACCCGGGCGTAGCGCATGGGGTTGAGGCTGCGAGAGGGGGAGCCAGTGGCTATACAGACCCCACGCCCCGAAGGCCTGGCCGACCTCGACGCCAAACTGTCCCCGCACCGCTACCAGGCGGTTATGTCAACGGGGGTGCTCTACATAACAGATATAGGGCGAATAACCCTCGCCCGCCGTCCTGTGCTTCCTACCGCACTGGTATCCATCCCCGCCCCTGGTTCCCCTCCTGCAGGCTCCCGTCGTAGACCTCTTCTGTCTGGAGCCTTGTGCGGCGTGCTACCCCTTCAGTGATGTCCAAGAGCACCACCCAGCCGTCAGCGCAGGCTACGCTCAGTAAACCGGGGCCCAGGCTTACTGCGCGTCGAGGTGGGGCCTCCAAGACATTGCCCGGCCCCACCAAGAGCACCAGCACCGGCTGATACCCCTGGGCGTGGTGGGATGGTTGGAGAATACGCAACCCTTCGGGGGAAACATCGTAATAAAGGCGTGGGGCAACAGCCATCGCATCCACCTCCGCTCCCGGGACACACCGGGAGAGCCTATCGGGGATAAGGATACCCTGCCCCCCTTGGCGGGACAAGGGGGGCAGGTGTAG encodes the following:
- a CDS encoding citrate (Si)-synthase, which gives rise to MTQDMTQQKGVHIHRGLKDVYIDTTEASYIDGSAGKLLYRGYNIHDLAEKSTFEEVIYLLLYGHLPTRAQLQDLDNTLRASRYLPPEVVQVIRLVQRAHPMDVLRTAVSALSAFDPDVNDFSKEATIRKGVRLTAQAATIVAYHDRIRKGLEPVPPNPRLNHAANFLWMLFGKEPDPEEARLLDVDFILHAEHGANASAFAARVTASTMSDLHSAIVSGIGTLKGPLHGGAAEAVMHMVKEVADPERAKAWAAEHLARGERIMGFGHRVYKAEDPRARHLRERSRWLGEKKGQPQWFQILQRFENEVMAPYRAKGIYVNVDFYAGSIYYLLGIPEDLFIPIFAMGRIPGWTLQVLEQWRDNILLRPLLLYTGPMDLRYIPIDQRENQAQRAAS